The following DNA comes from bacterium.
GCTCCGGGGAACTCGCGCGGTTGTCGTGGCCGGCCGCGGCCTGCCGGACGCCCTCTCGCTCGAGAAACACGCCGAACGCGCGCGCGACTCTCTCCGCCACCTCCGCGTCGAGGTCGCGGCCGACCACGCCGCGGATGTCGTACTCGCGAAAGATCTGCGCGGGTAGGCTCATAGGGAGAAGGTTTGTCCTCGCCTGCATCCGCCCCTACCGCCTCCGCGCGAAAAATCGGGCCGCGCCCGCCGGTCGAGAGGCGGGCCCGGCGGGCGCATCGTATAATGCCGCCATGCGTGACCGCGGCGCCTCGAGGGCGACCGTCTCCGGATGACCGGCGCACGGGATCGCCCCGCGCCCTGGGACGGCGCGCACTTTTCCGCCGGCGTCTACCGGATCGGCCTCGTCGCGGTCACACTGCTCGGCGCGGCGCTGCGGGTGGCGCACATCGCGCGGCCCTTCAACCGCCTGATGGCGTGGAACGAGGGACACTACGCCATGACGGCGCTCAACTTCGATCGCTACGGACTCTGGTCCCAGCACAACGAGCTCGGCGTGGACCGGACGTTTTCACCGGGCGGGCCGTGGCTCATCTGGGCCTCGATGAAGGTGTTCGGCCCGTCGGAGGCGGCGGCGCGGCTGCCTATCGTCCTCGCCGGGATCGCGGCCGTTCCCTTGATCGCCGCGCTCGCGCGGCGCCTCGCGCGAAGCGAGCAGATCGCGCTCGTGGCCGCCGCGTTCGTCGCCGTCGCGCCCGGCCTGATCTACTTCTCGCAGAACGTGCAGCTCGACACGCTCAGCATCTGCTTCGCGCTCGCCGCCGCGGTACTGATGCTGCGATACCGCGACGCTCGCCGTGGGCGCGACGCGCTGTGGGCCGGGGTGTGGCTCGCCGCCGCGGTCTGGGTCAAATTCACGACGCTGCTGCTGTACCCGGCGTTTCTCGTGATGTGGTGGCCCGCCCGCCCGGCGGCCCGTGCCCCCGCGGGGGCGCGGGCCGCCGGCTTCGCCTTGATCACGGCGCTGCCGAGCCTGCTCTGGATCGCGGTCGGCTGGCTGTCGTTCCAGGCGTCTTCCGGGTTCACGAAGCGCTTCTTCTTCCGGGACTGGGATTTGCGCGGAATCGCCAAGGCCACGTCGGAGATCCCGCTCGCCGTGGAAGCGCATCTGTTCATCGCCGTGTTTCTTCTCATGCTCGCGGGCTTCGGGACCGCGGGGCGGTGGCGCGGCGGATTTCGCACCATTTGGGTGTGGTGCCTGCCGTGGGTGCTCCTGTATCTCTTGGCGCCGTGGGACAGCCTCGTGAACCGCTACTACGATCTGCCCGCCACGTATCTGTTGACGGTCGTCGCGGCGACCGGTCTTTGGACGTGGACCGCGAGACGGGCTCCAACGCCGTCGCCGCGGGCGCTCGCGGCGGCGCTCGTGGTGGTCGCGGGTCTGACCGTCGCCTACGACGTCTGGGATCCGATGACGGACCGCATCGCGCGGGCCTCGATGGCGCACGTGCCGCCGATCGATCCGTCGCCGTTCTACTCGGCGAAGATCGTCGCGGCGCTTCCGCCTGGGTCCACGATCGTAGATACGCCGCAGACGATGTTCTACGCCGGCGGCGACCCCGCGTGGATCGACATCACCGGCGGCGACGTCCGCTGGAAGATCGATCCGGAGACGTACGACTACGTCGTCCTCAACGATTACGGCCACGGCCAGGAGCCGTACTACGCGATCGACGACGCGCTCCGCCGGCAGTTCGCGCGCCACCACTATGTGCAAATTGCGCCCGGGGCATGGGCGCAGGTCCGGACGCGCATCGCGGACCTCGGCGGCTACGGCGACCCGGCCGCGCCCCCGTGGGCCCCGGCCCGGGCGTGGCTGCGTCCCGGCATGACGGTCTGGCGGTGAGCCGCCCGCTGCGCGTCGTGGTGAACGCGGTGGCCGCGCGGATGGGCGGCGCGGCCACGCATCTGCCCAATTTCCTCGAGACCGCCGGACGGCGGTACCCCGACGACGCGTTCATCGCCTGCGTCAACTCGGAATGGCGGCTGCCCGGACTGCCCCCGAACGTCCGGCTCGTCGACGCCGGGACGCTGCGCAACCGCGCCGCTCACGCCGCGTGGGACCAGTGGGGCGTCGCCCGGGTCGCGGTCCGGGAGTCCGCGGACGCGCTACTGTCACTCCTCAATTTTGGTCCGATTCGATCGCCGGTGCCGCAGGTCGTGCTGGAGCGCAACCCCGTGTACTTTTGTCCGTTTCACCTCGAGACGGTTCGTGGCGCGCGGGCGCTCAACGTGGCCGCGACGCGGGCGCTCGCGCACGCCGTGATGCGGGGAGCCCACCGGATCGTCACACCGTCGGCGGCGATGCGGGACATGATTCGCGCGTGTTATCCGGGCCTGCCGCCGGCGAAGTTCAGGGTGATCCCGCACGGGTTCGCGGAGGCGGCCTTCCGCGGCGAGGCCGCGCTGCCGGACGCGGCGGCGGCCGAAATCGCCCGGTCCGAGGGCGCGCGCCTCTTGTACGTGTCACACGCCGCCTCGTACAAGGGGATCGAGATCCTCCTGGAGGCCGGCCGCGTGCTCCGCGACGAACTCGCGTTCCCCGCGACGACGTGGCTGACGGTGGCCCGGGAGGACTGGCCGGAGGGCTTTCCGCGCTACCTCGCGTTTATCCGTGCGCACCGGCTCGAGACCAATGTACGGCTGCTCGGACGCGTGCCGCACGGAGCCGTGCATCGGGTGTACGAGGCGGCCGAGTTGTTCGTGTACCCGAGCCTGTGCGAGTCGTTTGGCTTTCCGCTCGTCGAGGCCATGGCCACCGGACTGCCGATCGTCGCGGCGGACCTACCGCTCAACCATGAGATGTGCGGCGACGCCGCGGTCTACTATCCGGCCCGCGACCCCGCGGCGCTCGCGCGCGAGATCGCGCGTCTCGCGCACGACAAAGCCCTGGCCGCCCGGCTCGCGCTCGCGGGCCGCCGCCGCGCGCGGCAGTTCTCCTGGGACGATCACGTGGACGCCGTCATATCGGTGGTGCGTGAAGTCGCGGGCGTCTAGGGACCCGCTACTGGTCTCGAAGGTCCGCGAGGAACGCCTCGTTGGTGCCCTGGATAATCCAGAACGTGCCGGAACGGCCCGCCGCGACGGCGCCGAAGTCGGTGCGGAGGCCGTTGCGCGCGATGTAGGCGTTCTGCGCGACGGTGAAGATCTGTCCGTTCGCCAGCCGTACCGTGCGGGCACGGAAGTTTGCGTCCACGATCCGGCCGCTGACCGTCCGCACCGTGATCGGCTCGCTCAGGTCCACGAGAAAGGCCTGCGTGGTCCCCGTCGTCACCCAAAACCGCCCGTAGCGGCCGGCGGCCACCGCGCCAAAGTCCGTGGGCCCGCCGTCGCGGGCGATGAAGGCGTCCCCCGCCACCGCGAGCGTCTGTCCGTTCGCCAGGCGCACGGTGCGGGCCCGGAAGTTCGCGTCGACGATCTCGCCTTCGGTGAACCCGACGGCGGGAAAGGCGCCGGGACCGGCCGCGGCGTCCAGAAGATCGATGGCCACGACCTGACGCGTCCCGTCGACGACCCACAGCCGGCCGATCCGACCGGACGCGACCGCGCCGAAATCAGTGGCGCCGCCGTTGCGCGTCACGTGCAGGTTCGCCGGCGCGGTGAAGATCTCGCCGTCGGCCAGTTTGACCGTCCGTGCCGTGAAGTTCGCGTCCACGATCGCGCCCTGCACGGTCCGGATCTCCATGCGCTGCGTGATCTCGACCGCCACGGCTTGGTCGCCGTCCAGCACCCAGAAGCGGCCGAGGCGGCCGGCCGCGACCGCGCCGAAGCCGGCCCGGCCGCCGTTGTGCAGGATGTAGGCGTCGTTCAGAACCGTGACGGTTCGGCCGTTGTCCAGCCGGGCCGTGCGTGCCTGCAAATTGGCGTCAACGATCCGGCCCGCCACAGTCTGCACGGCGAAAGGTCGTGCCGGCGCAGGCGCCGGAGGCGGCGGCGGAGGCGCCGGCGCGGGGAGGCGGTAGAAGGCCGTGACCCGCGTGGCCGCGTACTGCGCATCCGTCGTGACGTTCACCGCGTCTCCCGGCTGCAGCGCCTGAACGCCGACAGGCCCGCCCGCGCGGGTATCGGCGTTGTAGCGCGCGACAATCGTCGACGGCGTCACGGCCAGCTTGTATTGCTGGCCTCCCGCGGCGACGACGATGTAGGGGCTTGTGCCCGTGACGACCGCTACGAGCTGGCCGTTGATCGGGGGCAACGGCTGGGGGGCGGGCGGCGCAGACACCGGCGGCGGCGCGGGGGGCACGTAAACCGGCGGCGGGGGCGGCGGACTGGGCTGCGGCGCGGGGGCCACCGCCGCGGCCGAGCTGATCAGAACAGTGCGGCTCGCGTCCACCCACCGCACGTCTGCGCCGAGGGCTTCACTGACGAACCGTAGCGGCACCATGGTCCGTCCGGCGATCGTGAACGCCGGCACGTCGAGCAACGCGGGTTGACCGTTGACCACCGCCTGGCGCGAGCCGACCGTCAACTCGACCGCCTGGCTTCCCCGCAGCGCGACGATGTGCTGGGTCGGGGCATCGTAGTCGACCGTCGCGCCCAGGCGCTCAAAGACGCCCCGAAGGGGCACGAGCACCCGTCCGTCAATCACGGTGGCCGGCACGTCAAAGTTGACGGGTTGGCCGTCCACGTAGACTTGGACGCCCGCCTGCGCAAGGCCGGCGTGCGGGGCCAGCGACAGCGCCAGTATCGCAACGAGACCAAGAATGAGATTTCGCATCGGGTTCTGCGCCCTCTTCCGGTGACGCCTCGACTGTACGTACGTGGGGCCGTCCCGGCAGGGTTCCAGATTTGTTATGCCCCGTGATGCGGGTATCGGCGCAATGCCGGCCCTTCAGGTCGGATCGCAGTCGTACACATAGGTCTGATCACGATTGTGAAGTGTATCCTCCGCCCGGAAGCACGATTCCGCATCGGGGAACACGCGCTGCGTCTTCACCCACGTGAGAGACATGCTCGGGCGTCTGTAGAGCGCCCATGCCTTTCCCGCGGCGGGGGGCGTCGGAGGTAGCGGCGCCGCTGTCGCCGCCCCCCGAGGCGGCGCCGTTGCCTCCAAGTGCGCCGCGTTCACGACGTACCCGACCACCGCGGCCACCGCAGCCGCTCTTTTCAAGACGTGCCAGCGACGTTGGGATCCGGGCATGTGTCCACCGGCTTTGGCGCGATCAGATTCGGGCGATCTTTCCTTCCGTCCCGACGCGCGCGCGAATCTCGCGCACCAGCGCCGCGCACACCTCGTACCGTCCGAACGACGGCATGAGGTAGGCACCGTCGATCCGCGCGACGAGACCGTCCAACAGTTCCCGGGCCAATCGGAAGCCCTCGTCGCGACCGGCGTTACCGGCGACCCGCATGCGATCCCGCACCCAGTCGGGGATCGTGATGCCGGGCACCTCATTGTGTAAGAATTCGGCATGGCGGAAGCTCTGAAGAGGCAGCACGCCGACCAGCACCGGCACCGGCAGCCGCCCCACCCGTCGCTCAAACAGGTCCAGCGTCTCCGGCTCGTAGATCGGCTGCGTCATGAAGAAGTCCACGCCCGCCTCGAGCTTCTTTTCCATCTTCGGCAGTTCGCGGTCGAGCGTAGCGGTCGTCATGTCGAGCGCCCCGCCGATGAGGAATCGCGCCGGGTGTCCGATCGATTTCCCGGCGAGGTCGAGGCCCTCGTTGAAGCGCTTGATGATTCGCATCAGGCCGGCGCTGTCGACGTCGTAGACCGCGGTGACGTTTGGGTAGTCGCCGCGCGGCGGTTCCCCGGTCAGCGCAAGCACGTTGCGCACGCCCATCGCGTGCGCGCCGATCAGGTCGGCCTGCAGGCCCACGACGTTGCGGTCGCGGGTCGTGAAGTGAATGATCGTTTCAATCCCGACGTGCCGCTGGATCAGGTAGCACATCGCGAGCGCGCTCATCCGCACGCGGCCGATCGGGCTGTCGCCGACGTCGATGACGTCCGCGCCCGCCTCTTTGAGCAGCCGCGCGCCCTCGAGGTCCTTGGTAGCGTCGAGGCCCTTCGGCGGATCCACCTCCACGCTGATGACGAACGACCGGTGCAGCTTCTGCGCGAGCTCGCTCGGCTGGCCGACCGCCGGCGGCGCCTCGTCGCGCGGAGCCGCCGGCGCCGCCTCCGGAACGGCCCGCTCACGCGCCGCGGCGACCTGCGCGATCGCCCGTCGGATCGCCGCGATGTGCTCCGGCGTCGTGCCGCAGCAGCCGCCGATCAGCCGGACACCCACGTCGACCATCTTCTTCGCGTAGGTCGCCATGTGTTCGGGCGACGACAGGTAGATGTACCGGCCCTCGACGAACGTCGGGAACCCGGCGTTCGGCTGTGCCGAGAGCGGTACGTGCGCGACGGACGACATCTGCTGAATGACCTCGAGCATCGGTACGGGGCCGACGCTGCAGTTGGCGCCCACGAGGTCGGCGCCGGCGCCCTCGAGGGCGGCGACGACCTCCGCGGCGCCGTGGCCGTATTGGGTACGGCCGTCCTCCGTGAACGTC
Coding sequences within:
- a CDS encoding glycosyltransferase family 39 protein; translation: MTGARDRPAPWDGAHFSAGVYRIGLVAVTLLGAALRVAHIARPFNRLMAWNEGHYAMTALNFDRYGLWSQHNELGVDRTFSPGGPWLIWASMKVFGPSEAAARLPIVLAGIAAVPLIAALARRLARSEQIALVAAAFVAVAPGLIYFSQNVQLDTLSICFALAAAVLMLRYRDARRGRDALWAGVWLAAAVWVKFTTLLLYPAFLVMWWPARPAARAPAGARAAGFALITALPSLLWIAVGWLSFQASSGFTKRFFFRDWDLRGIAKATSEIPLAVEAHLFIAVFLLMLAGFGTAGRWRGGFRTIWVWCLPWVLLYLLAPWDSLVNRYYDLPATYLLTVVAATGLWTWTARRAPTPSPRALAAALVVVAGLTVAYDVWDPMTDRIARASMAHVPPIDPSPFYSAKIVAALPPGSTIVDTPQTMFYAGGDPAWIDITGGDVRWKIDPETYDYVVLNDYGHGQEPYYAIDDALRRQFARHHYVQIAPGAWAQVRTRIADLGGYGDPAAPPWAPARAWLRPGMTVWR
- a CDS encoding glycosyltransferase, with protein sequence MSRPLRVVVNAVAARMGGAATHLPNFLETAGRRYPDDAFIACVNSEWRLPGLPPNVRLVDAGTLRNRAAHAAWDQWGVARVAVRESADALLSLLNFGPIRSPVPQVVLERNPVYFCPFHLETVRGARALNVAATRALAHAVMRGAHRIVTPSAAMRDMIRACYPGLPPAKFRVIPHGFAEAAFRGEAALPDAAAAEIARSEGARLLYVSHAASYKGIEILLEAGRVLRDELAFPATTWLTVAREDWPEGFPRYLAFIRAHRLETNVRLLGRVPHGAVHRVYEAAELFVYPSLCESFGFPLVEAMATGLPIVAADLPLNHEMCGDAAVYYPARDPAALAREIARLAHDKALAARLALAGRRRARQFSWDDHVDAVISVVREVAGV
- a CDS encoding copper amine oxidase N-terminal domain-containing protein, translating into MRNLILGLVAILALSLAPHAGLAQAGVQVYVDGQPVNFDVPATVIDGRVLVPLRGVFERLGATVDYDAPTQHIVALRGSQAVELTVGSRQAVVNGQPALLDVPAFTIAGRTMVPLRFVSEALGADVRWVDASRTVLISSAAAVAPAPQPSPPPPPPVYVPPAPPPVSAPPAPQPLPPINGQLVAVVTGTSPYIVVAAGGQQYKLAVTPSTIVARYNADTRAGGPVGVQALQPGDAVNVTTDAQYAATRVTAFYRLPAPAPPPPPPAPAPARPFAVQTVAGRIVDANLQARTARLDNGRTVTVLNDAYILHNGGRAGFGAVAAGRLGRFWVLDGDQAVAVEITQRMEIRTVQGAIVDANFTARTVKLADGEIFTAPANLHVTRNGGATDFGAVASGRIGRLWVVDGTRQVVAIDLLDAAAGPGAFPAVGFTEGEIVDANFRARTVRLANGQTLAVAGDAFIARDGGPTDFGAVAAGRYGRFWVTTGTTQAFLVDLSEPITVRTVSGRIVDANFRARTVRLANGQIFTVAQNAYIARNGLRTDFGAVAAGRSGTFWIIQGTNEAFLADLRDQ
- a CDS encoding bifunctional homocysteine S-methyltransferase/methylenetetrahydrofolate reductase, with protein sequence MTAAVSHPFRARLARGPLLCDGAMGTLLYARGVPFDHCFDALNLTDRERVLNIHLDYLRAGAEIIETNTFGANAFKLTQHGLADRVRDINRQGAKIAKETRDIFGRAFFIAGSVGPLGRPMAPFGRITPAEARSAFRAQIDALVEGGVDILILETFANLSELLEAVAAAREACDLPLVAQMTFTEDGRTQYGHGAAEVVAALEGAGADLVGANCSVGPVPMLEVIQQMSSVAHVPLSAQPNAGFPTFVEGRYIYLSSPEHMATYAKKMVDVGVRLIGGCCGTTPEHIAAIRRAIAQVAAARERAVPEAAPAAPRDEAPPAVGQPSELAQKLHRSFVISVEVDPPKGLDATKDLEGARLLKEAGADVIDVGDSPIGRVRMSALAMCYLIQRHVGIETIIHFTTRDRNVVGLQADLIGAHAMGVRNVLALTGEPPRGDYPNVTAVYDVDSAGLMRIIKRFNEGLDLAGKSIGHPARFLIGGALDMTTATLDRELPKMEKKLEAGVDFFMTQPIYEPETLDLFERRVGRLPVPVLVGVLPLQSFRHAEFLHNEVPGITIPDWVRDRMRVAGNAGRDEGFRLARELLDGLVARIDGAYLMPSFGRYEVCAALVREIRARVGTEGKIARI